A stretch of the Medicago truncatula cultivar Jemalong A17 chromosome 5, MtrunA17r5.0-ANR, whole genome shotgun sequence genome encodes the following:
- the LOC11437137 gene encoding RING-H2 finger protein ATL43, with product MGGAPSFNPCSVTFFSFHPIIVVTVTTTLILIASAEDHNPKENGAIPSLEDDNGATTSSPPPPVSSSESSNDRERSSDAFKPSTAVIVGVLTTTFFLVLLLLLYARHCNRADMPVASNPNPNGESNLHKRKNSGIERAVVESLPVFKFGSLSGKKNGLECAVCLNGFEDPDVLRLLPKCKHAFHMECVDMWLDEHSSCPLCRYKVNPDDIVLPQRQNTEEELLSSNIERGNNVNDNGPQHENENVGPQQVSSMEKRDSGLSQINALENNEVSSSRRSFDSNNSRNARSEGVIGEHRLDHQIILSPTYNSHSRVHQRSINSKSCDMLYLTFDGIISEGSSSQLNITHRGRRTMVERNRDVLDDEMENGFGGGRGERNLRTVSDMAGMSKFLSREIGRERERGGGREEQERQREGVASRWLAWISGSKSKGATSE from the coding sequence ATGGGTGGTGCACCTTCTTTCAATCCATGCAGCGtcacatttttttccttccaccCCATCATCGTCGTCACCGTCACCACCACGCTCATTCTAATCGCAAGTGCCGAAGATCACAATCCAAAAGAAAATGGAGCAATTCCAAGTCTCGAAGATGACAATGGTGCCACCACGTCATCCCCACCACCACCGGTATCATCAAGTGAGAGCTCCAATGATAGGGAGAGGAGCTCTGATGCCTTCAAACCTAGCACTGCAGTGATAGTAGGTGTTTTAACAACCACATTTTTCCTTGTGTTGCTACTCCTTCTCTACGCCAGACACTGCAACCGTGCAGATATGCCCGTTGCTAGCAACCCGAATCCCAATGGAGAATCAAATTTGCATAAGAGGAAAAACTCTGGAATCGAACGCGCGGTTGTGGAATCATTGCCGGTTTTTAAGTTTGGGTCATTGAGTGGCAAAAAAAATGGACTTGAATGTGCAGTTTGTCTCAATGGGTTTGAGGATCCCGATGTACTTAGGTTATTGCCAAAATGCAAACATGCTTTCCACATGGAATGTGTTGACATGTGGCTTGATGAACATTCCTCGTGCCCACTGTGTCGCTATAAGGTGAACCCTGATGATATTGTTCTTCCTCAACGACAAAATACTGAGGAAGAATTGTTGTCATCAAACATTGAACGAGGTAATAATGTTAACGACAATGGGCCAcaacatgaaaatgaaaatgtaggTCCACAACAAGTGTCTTCAATGGAAAAGCGAGATAGTGGTTTGTCACAAATTAATGCTTTGGAGAATAATGAAGTGTCGTCATCTAGGAGATCTTTCGATAGTAATAATTCTAGAAATGCAAGGAGTGAGGGTGTCATTGGAGAACATAGGTTAGATCACCAAATAATTTTGTCCCCTACTTATAATTCACATAGTAGGGTCCACCAACGATCGATCAATTCTAAATCGTGTGATATGCTTTACTTAACATTTGATGGGATCATTAGTGAGGGTTCCTCTTCACAGTTGAACATCACACATAGGGGAAGGAGAACAATGGTGGAGCGTAATCGCGATGTTCTTGATGATGAGATGGAGAATGGTTTTGGTGGTGGGAGGGGTGAAAGGAATTTGAGGACCGTCTCGGATATGGCAGGAATGAGTAAGTTTTTGAGTAGGGAGATAGGAAGGGAAAGAGAACGTGGTGGTGGTCGAGAAGAACAAGAGAGACAACGTGAGGGAGTTGCTTCAAGGTGGTTGGCCTGGATTTCTGGGTCAAAATCAAAAGGAGCAACTTCTGAatga